The following DNA comes from Serpentinimonas raichei.
TTGGTTTTGTTTGCCTCCGGTCGTTTGGGCAGTGTGCAACCGGCCGTGATCCCCTTGGGCGAAACCGTGCTGCGCGACGCCGCCAACCCGTTGAGCCAAGCGTTGGCTCTGACCGCGATCGTGATCGGCTTTGCCCTGATCTGTTTTTCTGTCGTTGTGGCGCTGCGCCTGATTCAGCGTGCCGACACCGACGACACACTGGCCCTGCGCATGTCTGAACCCATCCCGACCGATCCCATCAAGCCGCCCTACAACGGGGCCGAGCACGAGCCTGCACAGCCTGCTGCAACCCCTGCCGCCAGCGCGACCAAGCTGGAGGGGGTGGCATGACTTGGCTTGCTGCGACGCCGGTGCTGGTGCCCATGGTCACCATGGTGGCCACGGCGCTGGCGTACAAAAACCCGCGCCTGCAAGCCGCAATTAGCTTGCTGGGTGCTCTGGCTTTTCTGGTTTGCGCGCTCGCCTTGGTGGCGGTGGCGCATCAAGACCAGGCAGCGCAGACCGTGTTTGGCGACTGGGGAGCGCCCTACGGCATCGAGTTTGCCATCGACCGGCTCAGTGCCGCCATGGTCTTGATGGCGGCCTTCATGGGCACGGTTTGCCTGATCTTTATGCTCAGCGACGCCGACACCGGTTCGCGCCACCCCATGGTGTTGCCGCTCCTGCATGGGGTGCTGTGCGGTGCGGGTGGGGCTTTCGCCACGGCCGACTTGTTCAACCTGTACGTCTGGTTCGAGGTCATGCTGGTGGCGGCCATGGGCCTGTTTGCACTGGGGGGCCGAGTTGACCAGCTCGACGCCACTTTCAAGTACTACGTGCTAAACATTTTTGGCACCCTGTTTTTCCTGATCGCCGTCGCCATGGTTTATGCCGCGACCGGGCATCTAAACTATACGGCGGTGGCCCAAGCCATCCCCTACCTGTCAACGGGCATGATGACCTTGCTGGCAGTGGGTTTGCTGCTGTCTTTTCTCATCAAATCGGCGGCTTTCCCGGTCTTTGCTTGGTTGCCGGCCTCCTACCATACCTTGCCGGCCCCGGTGCTGGCGCTGTTTGCTGCCGTCTTGACCAAGGTGGGCGTCTATGCGGTGCTGCGCACCTTGGGCGACATTTTTGTGGGCGCACCCGATTTCATCTACGTGGTGCTGGGCTGGATCGCCGTGGGCTCGATGGTGTTTGGCGTGATTGGTGCCGCTTACCACTGGGACATGCGGCGCATTCTGGCTTTTCACAGCGTGAGCCAGATAGGCTACATTTTGCTGGCCGTGGCGCTTGCCAGCCAAGCGGGCCATGCAGCAGCATTGTTCTACATTTTGCACCACAGCATCGTCAAAGCCAATCTGTTCTTGATCGCTGCCATCATCTGGCGCTTGAGCGGCGACTACGATCTGCGCCGCATCGGTGGTTTGTACAAAACCCAGCCCTTGCTGGCTGTGCTGTTCTTCATCATGGCCATGTCGCTGGTTGGGATTCCGCCCTTTACCGGTTTTTGGGCCAAGGTGATGGTGGTGCAAGAAACCATTGCCCAAGGTCAGATTGCTTGGACTTTCTTTGCGCTGTTGGTCGGCATGTTGACGCTTTACTCAATGGCCAAGATCTGGATGGAGGCTTTTTGGAAGCCGCACCCGAATCCGGCGTGGCGCCCACCGAAAGTCACCCAACTTGGGCCAGCTTGGATTGCCAGCTTGGGTTTGGCTGTGCTGATGCTGGTTATTTCCTTGTATCCGCAGCCGCTGATCGAATACGCCCAAGCGGCCGCCAAAACCCTGGGGGCCCCCTGACCATGATGCGGTTCAAACCCATTGCCGCCGTCGTGCTGCTGGCGCGTTTCCTCAAGGCCGTGGTGCTCTCGGGCATCCAGACCGTGCAGGTGATTTTGCGCGCCAGTTTCGGCCAGCGCACGCCACCGCCAGCGGCCTTTTTGCGCGTCCACTTCGCTCCCATGAGCCCCATGGGCGCTTCGCTGCTGGGCTGCATGATCACCCTCACGCCCGGCACCACCACGCTGGATATCGACATGGAAAACCGCATAATTTTGATGCACGTGCTCGACGCCTCTGACACCGACGCCATCGTGCAAGGCATCCGCGACGATTTTGAGTCTGGCCTGGTGCCGCTGTTTGGGGTGCGCGCATGATGCTCTGGTTGGCCACCACTTTGCTGGTCTTGCTCGCGCTGGCATCCTGCGGCCTGGCCACTTGGCGCATCATCCAAGGCCCCACCCACGCCGACCGGGTGGTGGCACTCGACATCATGCTGGCGGCCGCCGTGGGCTTGTGCGTGGCGGCCTCGATCTATACCGCGCGCACCGTGTTTCTGGATGTGGCGATCGGGCTGGCGCTGGTCGGTTTCGTGGCCACCGTGGGCTGGGCCCGGGTGGTGGACAAAGGGGCGGATCAACAAGGGGCCGATCAATGATGCTCGACGCGCTGGTTTCGGTTTTTCTGCTCGCCGGCGGGGTGCTGCTGCTGATTGCTGCCTGGGGCGTGGTGGCGCTGCCCGATGCGTTGTCGCGCCAGCACGCCGCCACCAAGGCCGGCACCTTTGCGCTGGCAATGGTCTGCATCGGGGCCATGCTGTTTGCGCTCGACTGGGCCTGGAGCTGGCGCATCCTGCTCATTTTGGGCTTTTTGCTGGCCACGCTGCCGGTGGCCTCGCACCTGCTGGCGCGCGCCGCGGTGCGCGAATCCAACTTGGTGCCGGATGCCAGCCAGGTGCGCCTGATTGGCGACGACCCGGCGCAAGCCAGTAAGCCGGGCAGCCGCACTTGACCCCTCAGCCGACCCCTAAACCGACCCCTCAGTCTGGCGCCGCGCAGCCGCTGTCGGGCAGGTTGTAAAAGCGCCGGATGCCGTCCCAGACGGCTTCGGGCGTGTCCACGGTCTGAAACAAATCCAGATCGGCGGCGCTGATCGCCCCTTCTTCGACCAGCACCTCGAGCCGGATCAGGCGCTGCCAGTAGTCGCTGCCAAAGAGGAAGATCGGCAGCGGTTTGGCCTTGTGGCATTGCACCAGGGTGAGCACTTCAAACAGCTCGTCTAGGGTGCCAAAACCGCCCGGAAACGCCACCAGCGCCTTGGCGCGCATCAAAAAATGCATTTTGCGCAGCGCAAAATAGTGGAACTTGAAGTTCAGTTCGGGGCTGACGTAGG
Coding sequences within:
- a CDS encoding NADH-quinone oxidoreductase subunit K; the encoded protein is MIWLLALTIWITVTAGIYLALSRDVFRCVFGLGILGSAAILVLFASGRLGSVQPAVIPLGETVLRDAANPLSQALALTAIVIGFALICFSVVVALRLIQRADTDDTLALRMSEPIPTDPIKPPYNGAEHEPAQPAATPAASATKLEGVA
- a CDS encoding proton-conducting transporter membrane subunit, whose product is MTWLAATPVLVPMVTMVATALAYKNPRLQAAISLLGALAFLVCALALVAVAHQDQAAQTVFGDWGAPYGIEFAIDRLSAAMVLMAAFMGTVCLIFMLSDADTGSRHPMVLPLLHGVLCGAGGAFATADLFNLYVWFEVMLVAAMGLFALGGRVDQLDATFKYYVLNIFGTLFFLIAVAMVYAATGHLNYTAVAQAIPYLSTGMMTLLAVGLLLSFLIKSAAFPVFAWLPASYHTLPAPVLALFAAVLTKVGVYAVLRTLGDIFVGAPDFIYVVLGWIAVGSMVFGVIGAAYHWDMRRILAFHSVSQIGYILLAVALASQAGHAAALFYILHHSIVKANLFLIAAIIWRLSGDYDLRRIGGLYKTQPLLAVLFFIMAMSLVGIPPFTGFWAKVMVVQETIAQGQIAWTFFALLVGMLTLYSMAKIWMEAFWKPHPNPAWRPPKVTQLGPAWIASLGLAVLMLVISLYPQPLIEYAQAAAKTLGAP
- a CDS encoding Na+/H+ antiporter subunit E, which encodes MMRFKPIAAVVLLARFLKAVVLSGIQTVQVILRASFGQRTPPPAAFLRVHFAPMSPMGASLLGCMITLTPGTTTLDIDMENRIILMHVLDASDTDAIVQGIRDDFESGLVPLFGVRA
- a CDS encoding monovalent cation/H+ antiporter complex subunit F translates to MMLWLATTLLVLLALASCGLATWRIIQGPTHADRVVALDIMLAAAVGLCVAASIYTARTVFLDVAIGLALVGFVATVGWARVVDKGADQQGADQ
- the mnhG gene encoding monovalent cation/H(+) antiporter subunit G; its protein translation is MMLDALVSVFLLAGGVLLLIAAWGVVALPDALSRQHAATKAGTFALAMVCIGAMLFALDWAWSWRILLILGFLLATLPVASHLLARAAVRESNLVPDASQVRLIGDDPAQASKPGSRT